The following are encoded together in the Fimbriiglobus ruber genome:
- a CDS encoding tetratricopeptide repeat-containing sulfotransferase family protein has translation MQTPFATAVQLLRAGRRQEAAAVCEKILAADRGHSDAAHLLGVLRLQDGAAAEAATLIEHAVAVRSDVPDYYLDLAEAYRASGRAGDAVDCCQTALRLRAADPAALNTLGLALLDAGRPEEAIEAFRKTLDLRPDFAPAHNNLGVALRASGRPDSALEHFRRAAELAPDFAPGRANLGRALLNNNRPEEALPHNEAAARQQPNADTFTDLANVLWALKKVEEAVAKYLDAIRLGPDRAVPHANLGRLLRDEGRTWEAISWLKTATRLAPENVDYWDDLAGVYWANDGAADAMAAWERVLALAPRRVAARTSLGWALQEDGRQAEAAECYRLALGVQPDYAPAHLNTGVLHEEKGEMTEAEAAYREAIRLQPSFALAHSRLATLLRGRFPAADQAALDELLASPNLGDEGRARLLFATAHVADAQGDAPRAAECLRTANALCQGQEDRKKQGYKPAEHDRYVGRIMASFGPEWFARTAGAGSSSRRPVFIFGLPRSGTTLVEQILASHPAVHGAGELSLARRGFESLPTVLGRTDSPFQCLSHLDSAGLRRFAEKHLEQLQAIAPAAADRVVDKMPDNYLYPGWLVALFPNATFIHCHRDLRDIALSCWMTDFRSLKWTNSIESIAGRFRAYRRLMGHWEATCPVTIHRVRYEDTVADLESVARRIIAACGLDWNPACLEFHRSKRTVRTASVTQVRQPIFTTSVARWKRYEPDLAALFDALPEPVDAREVHQTGPASV, from the coding sequence ATGCAAACCCCATTCGCGACGGCCGTTCAGTTACTCCGGGCCGGCCGTCGTCAGGAAGCCGCCGCGGTGTGTGAAAAAATCCTGGCGGCCGACCGCGGACATTCGGACGCGGCCCACCTGCTCGGCGTCTTGCGACTCCAGGACGGCGCGGCCGCGGAGGCCGCCACTTTGATCGAACACGCCGTGGCCGTGCGGTCGGACGTTCCGGACTACTACCTGGATTTGGCCGAGGCGTATCGGGCGAGCGGTCGGGCCGGGGATGCGGTCGATTGCTGTCAGACCGCTCTCCGCCTCCGGGCTGCCGACCCGGCCGCCCTGAACACTCTCGGGCTCGCGCTGCTGGACGCGGGCCGTCCCGAGGAAGCGATCGAGGCGTTTCGGAAAACGCTCGACCTCCGGCCCGATTTCGCCCCGGCACACAACAATCTGGGCGTCGCGCTGCGGGCGTCGGGTCGGCCGGACTCTGCCCTCGAACACTTCCGCCGGGCGGCCGAACTGGCCCCGGATTTTGCGCCCGGTCGGGCAAACCTGGGGCGAGCGCTCCTGAACAATAACCGGCCGGAAGAGGCGCTGCCTCACAACGAAGCCGCGGCGCGACAGCAACCGAACGCGGACACCTTCACCGACCTCGCCAACGTCTTGTGGGCTTTAAAGAAGGTTGAAGAGGCGGTGGCGAAATATTTGGACGCGATCCGGCTCGGCCCGGACCGCGCCGTGCCCCACGCCAACCTCGGCCGGCTCTTGCGGGACGAAGGCCGGACGTGGGAGGCGATCTCTTGGTTGAAAACCGCGACCCGGCTCGCCCCCGAGAACGTGGATTATTGGGACGACCTGGCCGGCGTCTACTGGGCGAACGACGGCGCCGCCGACGCGATGGCAGCCTGGGAGCGGGTTCTCGCCCTGGCCCCGCGCCGGGTGGCAGCCCGGACCTCGCTCGGGTGGGCCTTGCAAGAGGACGGCCGTCAGGCAGAGGCCGCCGAGTGTTATCGACTCGCCCTCGGTGTCCAGCCCGATTACGCGCCGGCTCACCTCAACACCGGCGTGCTTCATGAAGAGAAAGGGGAGATGACTGAAGCGGAAGCGGCGTACCGCGAAGCCATCCGGCTTCAGCCATCCTTCGCCCTCGCCCACTCCCGGCTCGCGACCCTCCTCCGCGGCCGGTTCCCGGCCGCCGACCAGGCCGCGCTCGACGAGTTGCTCGCAAGTCCAAATTTGGGGGACGAAGGCCGCGCCCGCCTGTTGTTCGCCACCGCCCATGTGGCCGACGCCCAGGGTGATGCGCCCCGTGCGGCCGAGTGCCTTCGGACGGCCAACGCCCTCTGCCAGGGCCAGGAAGATCGAAAGAAACAGGGCTACAAGCCGGCCGAACACGACCGCTACGTCGGCCGAATCATGGCCAGCTTCGGCCCCGAGTGGTTTGCGCGGACCGCTGGTGCCGGGTCGTCGAGCCGGCGTCCCGTTTTCATTTTCGGGCTGCCGCGGTCCGGCACGACATTGGTCGAGCAAATCTTGGCCAGTCACCCGGCGGTACACGGGGCCGGGGAACTTTCGCTGGCGCGACGAGGATTCGAGTCGCTACCCACCGTACTAGGCCGTACCGATTCTCCGTTCCAGTGCCTGTCGCATTTGGATTCCGCCGGCCTCAGGCGGTTCGCGGAAAAGCATCTTGAACAACTTCAAGCAATCGCGCCGGCCGCGGCCGACCGGGTCGTCGACAAGATGCCGGACAACTACCTCTACCCCGGCTGGCTGGTCGCCCTGTTCCCGAACGCGACGTTTATCCATTGCCACCGCGACCTGCGCGACATCGCCCTGTCGTGCTGGATGACGGACTTCCGCTCGCTCAAGTGGACCAACTCGATCGAATCCATCGCCGGCCGCTTCCGGGCGTATCGCCGACTGATGGGCCACTGGGAAGCGACGTGTCCGGTGACGATCCACCGGGTTCGGTACGAGGACACGGTCGCCGACCTGGAGTCCGTAGCCCGGCGGATCATCGCGGCGTGTGGCCTGGACTGGAACCCGGCGTGCCTCGAATTCCACCGCAGCAAGCGAACAGTCCGGACCGCCAGCGTGACCCAGGTGCGGCAGCCGATCTTTACTACCTCTGTCGCCCGCTGGAAGAGGTACGAGCCGGACCTAGCTGCCCTCTTTGACGCATTGCCGGAGCCGGTTGACGCGCGGGAAGTGCATCAGACGGGGCCGGCGAGCGTTTAA
- a CDS encoding RNA polymerase sigma factor: MNRLHLQALLRTVADGTNGVSDVELLARYRHNRDDAAFTELVARYGRLVWSVCRHLTRSDADAEDAFQATFLALAQGADRVRKGDKLGAWLHGVAYRVCMKLRRAEQRRAARERAAAPREAASDVPESAWDRALAAVHEELAKLPDTLRVPFIVCCLEGKGTSAAAESLGWKLGTLSGRLTRAKDLLVARLEARGFAAGVVAAAAVTGGAASAPAAVTGRAVEAAAPGATISPSVLHLSHGVIGMSINRVKLLAAAVMLACGLGTGVGTMWVANAQPPTKSDEAAAAAAKYKQAVELYYRAAEKVAQPAKWEYRYKPLTGRGTTQSVFEKLVQENETDGFAFFAVINMEWSDQGGKLEPSADGKSPGTTLPTLAFRRALPPGQSAKSPPQGAKPEVRRIEGFKMLMEESRLKDRTAQGAKELEAAVEQLRATVNKLQMEKAKLEAQLKAVADPTLAQKKLELETLLEQTMKALGDPVQKQRLAAEQALRAQQEAKAAEEEAHRAKQEAKAAEEKALRSQLQEMRTQIEKLKAQPAPNKGIFKLEKGGKVQKTYTQPELPLGVSELKDVLGRLAAKRFGDRVTFQVSGEGATLVVSGDKEAIEWAGTVIQTMSGK; this comes from the coding sequence GTGAACCGTCTCCACCTTCAAGCGCTGTTGCGGACCGTCGCCGACGGGACCAACGGCGTGTCCGACGTCGAACTGCTGGCGCGATACCGGCACAACCGGGACGACGCGGCGTTCACCGAACTGGTAGCGCGGTACGGCCGACTGGTGTGGTCGGTCTGCCGGCACTTGACGCGGTCCGACGCGGACGCCGAGGACGCGTTCCAGGCGACATTCCTGGCCCTCGCCCAGGGTGCCGATCGTGTTCGCAAGGGGGACAAGCTGGGGGCGTGGCTGCACGGCGTCGCGTACCGCGTGTGCATGAAGCTTCGGCGTGCTGAGCAGCGCCGCGCGGCCCGGGAGCGGGCGGCCGCGCCGCGGGAGGCGGCGAGCGACGTGCCGGAATCGGCCTGGGACCGGGCGCTCGCGGCCGTCCACGAGGAGCTGGCGAAGTTGCCGGACACGCTCCGAGTGCCGTTCATCGTCTGCTGTCTGGAAGGGAAAGGGACGTCGGCCGCGGCCGAGTCGCTCGGGTGGAAACTCGGCACCCTGTCGGGTCGGCTCACGCGGGCGAAAGACCTGCTCGTGGCCCGGCTCGAAGCGCGAGGTTTCGCGGCCGGGGTCGTGGCGGCGGCGGCCGTGACCGGCGGGGCGGCCAGCGCGCCGGCCGCGGTCACCGGCCGCGCCGTCGAGGCGGCCGCACCGGGGGCCACCATTTCACCATCCGTTCTTCACCTGTCACATGGAGTCATCGGGATGAGTATCAATCGCGTAAAACTCCTCGCCGCAGCCGTCATGCTGGCGTGCGGCCTCGGGACCGGGGTCGGCACGATGTGGGTGGCCAACGCCCAACCACCGACGAAGTCCGACGAGGCAGCTGCCGCAGCCGCGAAATACAAACAAGCAGTGGAGTTGTATTACCGCGCGGCTGAAAAGGTCGCCCAGCCCGCCAAATGGGAGTACCGGTACAAGCCACTGACCGGCCGCGGAACGACACAATCCGTGTTTGAAAAATTGGTGCAGGAAAACGAAACGGACGGCTTCGCGTTCTTCGCCGTGATCAACATGGAATGGTCGGACCAAGGCGGGAAGCTCGAACCGAGCGCGGATGGGAAATCACCGGGTACAACCTTGCCGACGCTCGCGTTCCGTCGAGCCCTTCCTCCGGGCCAATCCGCAAAGAGTCCGCCACAGGGTGCGAAGCCGGAAGTTCGGCGAATCGAGGGTTTCAAGATGCTAATGGAGGAATCCAGACTCAAAGACCGGACGGCTCAGGGCGCCAAGGAGTTGGAAGCGGCCGTCGAACAACTCCGAGCCACGGTCAATAAACTTCAAATGGAAAAGGCCAAGTTGGAGGCCCAACTCAAGGCTGTTGCTGACCCGACCTTGGCCCAAAAGAAATTGGAGTTGGAGACTCTCCTCGAACAGACCATGAAAGCACTCGGTGATCCCGTCCAGAAGCAGAGGCTGGCGGCCGAGCAAGCACTCCGCGCGCAACAAGAGGCAAAGGCGGCGGAAGAGGAAGCGCATCGCGCAAAACAAGAGGCAAAGGCGGCGGAAGAGAAGGCTCTTCGCTCGCAACTTCAAGAGATGAGGACTCAAATCGAGAAGCTGAAAGCACAACCCGCTCCGAACAAGGGTATCTTTAAACTCGAAAAAGGTGGAAAGGTCCAGAAGACATACACGCAACCCGAACTTCCGCTTGGAGTTTCTGAATTGAAGGACGTTCTCGGCCGGCTCGCGGCGAAGCGATTCGGCGACCGGGTGACTTTCCAGGTCAGCGGCGAAGGTGCCACGTTGGTTGTTAGCGGCGACAAGGAAGCCATCGAATGGGCCGGTACCGTCATCCAAACGATGTCGGGCAAGTGA
- a CDS encoding glycosyltransferase family 87 protein: MSQIGNQWVVPPAPWSWAAARPAVLAALWVVCLVVAWGRWDHARHEFDTAAGPTDRRRVDNNSGHAQIDFGGQWMMGRLVATGHARDLYHRGTQWKLAWAGFPPENESPYIRRNVFPHFLREPGEESAQIRHDAEWMMYWFMGEDSDRWPTAAGGAVLPLGADALCPNPLATAALVVAARDQITPEVVAAVDRPAVGGPLYPPIHGFLYAPLGLFDRPQEAYFAFQLLSLGLTFVAGLGVNVLSRGWIWWPVATTVILLFPGYRCGLDLGQNQIVTLTILIWGWVLAARGRSGWGGVVWGLLAFKPVWALAFFLAPLLMRRWRFCATMAATGIVLGAATLPFVGLQTWFEWLDVGKEASETYRVNENWIKLSRDLGGLIRRAAVDFSVPEANRGDKKIDAAAWGMWAVVFATTVGVYLWRGRQRAPVGFAAGFLFLGAYLCCYRFMYYDIILALLPMAVLFADPRRFSRATVFEPRQVEIAADSKPRPVPVPVPSDQRCVGYINSALLTVLVALLLVENMLPSFPLEGSIGFGYLARETRATNGTTTVYVPKLTIETSVYYAWETMLLLVLWAWCGWRLLLNGDCEDATSTDVS; this comes from the coding sequence GTGTCGCAAATTGGCAATCAATGGGTGGTTCCGCCGGCTCCGTGGTCGTGGGCGGCCGCCCGTCCTGCTGTCCTCGCGGCTCTGTGGGTTGTTTGTCTCGTCGTCGCGTGGGGACGGTGGGATCACGCGCGGCACGAATTCGATACGGCGGCCGGACCAACCGATCGCCGGCGGGTGGATAACAATTCCGGGCACGCCCAGATCGACTTTGGCGGCCAGTGGATGATGGGCCGGCTCGTGGCCACCGGGCACGCCCGCGACCTGTACCACCGGGGCACTCAATGGAAGCTCGCTTGGGCCGGGTTTCCCCCGGAAAACGAGTCTCCTTACATCCGCCGCAATGTGTTCCCGCATTTCCTCCGGGAACCGGGTGAGGAATCGGCCCAGATCCGCCACGACGCCGAATGGATGATGTACTGGTTCATGGGCGAAGACTCCGACCGCTGGCCCACCGCGGCCGGTGGTGCCGTCCTCCCGCTCGGGGCGGACGCCCTTTGCCCGAATCCGCTCGCGACCGCGGCGCTGGTTGTCGCCGCGCGCGACCAGATCACCCCGGAAGTCGTCGCGGCCGTCGACCGGCCGGCGGTCGGCGGCCCGCTTTACCCGCCGATCCACGGCTTCCTGTACGCCCCTCTTGGCCTCTTCGACCGCCCCCAGGAAGCGTACTTCGCATTCCAACTGCTGTCGCTCGGCTTGACGTTCGTCGCCGGGCTTGGCGTCAATGTTCTGAGTCGGGGATGGATCTGGTGGCCGGTGGCGACGACCGTGATTTTGCTTTTCCCTGGCTACCGATGTGGTCTGGATCTCGGGCAGAACCAAATTGTGACGCTGACCATCCTGATATGGGGGTGGGTGTTGGCTGCCCGGGGGCGGAGCGGATGGGGCGGAGTGGTGTGGGGGTTGCTCGCGTTCAAGCCGGTCTGGGCACTGGCCTTTTTCCTGGCCCCGCTCCTGATGCGCCGGTGGCGGTTCTGTGCGACGATGGCGGCGACCGGAATCGTACTCGGGGCGGCGACCTTGCCGTTCGTGGGTTTACAGACCTGGTTCGAGTGGCTGGACGTCGGCAAAGAAGCGTCCGAAACGTATCGGGTGAACGAGAACTGGATCAAACTGAGCCGGGATCTCGGCGGGCTGATTCGTCGAGCGGCAGTCGATTTCTCGGTTCCAGAGGCCAACCGGGGCGACAAAAAAATCGACGCGGCCGCCTGGGGAATGTGGGCTGTGGTATTTGCAACCACGGTTGGCGTATACCTCTGGCGCGGCCGCCAGCGGGCGCCTGTGGGTTTTGCAGCCGGGTTCTTGTTTCTCGGTGCGTACCTGTGTTGCTATCGGTTCATGTATTACGACATCATCCTCGCCCTGTTACCGATGGCCGTTCTGTTCGCCGACCCGCGGCGTTTCTCCCGCGCGACCGTGTTTGAACCGCGGCAGGTTGAGATTGCTGCCGATAGTAAGCCGCGACCGGTACCTGTGCCCGTTCCGTCCGATCAGCGGTGTGTCGGGTACATCAACTCCGCCCTGCTAACGGTGTTGGTAGCATTATTATTGGTGGAGAACATGCTCCCGAGCTTCCCACTCGAAGGCAGCATCGGGTTCGGATATCTGGCACGCGAAACGCGGGCGACCAACGGCACGACTACCGTTTACGTTCCGAAGTTGACGATCGAAACGTCGGTTTACTATGCCTGGGAAACGATGCTTTTGCTCGTGTTGTGGGCGTGGTGCGGATGGCGGCTGTTGCTGAATGGGGATTGTGAGGACGCCACTTCTACGGACGTTTCTTAA
- a CDS encoding NHL repeat-containing protein, giving the protein MNRRLAAVLGILFLIVGAGLFVFGPSRTGGAPDLVWGKRGVRDGDFARPRAAAIDHEDRLFIVDFTARVQCYDLDGKHLGFTWTTPDFRNGRPSGLGIDREGNLIVCDSHYHCVRIYTHDGTLLKTFGGEAGTKPGQWGYVSDCVQDAEGYYYVAEFGQNDRITKLDQDGKFVACWGEQGQEPGQLNRARALAFSPDGLLFVADACNHRIQVFTRDGQFVRAFGEPGSGPGQLQYPYDLAFGPAGDLYVVERGNGRVQKFTPDGKSLGTWGSPGHGPGQLADPWAIVVDRRGRLHVIDTENHRVQRVRF; this is encoded by the coding sequence GTGAATCGTCGGCTGGCAGCCGTGCTCGGAATCCTCTTCCTCATCGTTGGGGCCGGATTGTTCGTGTTCGGGCCGTCCCGGACCGGGGGCGCGCCCGATCTCGTGTGGGGCAAGCGTGGCGTCCGCGACGGCGACTTCGCCCGCCCACGGGCCGCCGCCATCGACCACGAAGACCGGCTGTTCATCGTCGACTTCACCGCCCGCGTGCAGTGTTACGACCTGGACGGCAAACACCTCGGCTTCACCTGGACTACGCCCGATTTTCGCAACGGCCGGCCGAGCGGACTGGGTATCGATCGCGAAGGCAATCTCATCGTCTGCGACTCGCACTATCACTGCGTCCGCATCTACACGCACGACGGAACTTTGCTCAAAACCTTCGGCGGCGAGGCGGGCACGAAACCGGGCCAATGGGGGTATGTTTCGGACTGCGTGCAAGACGCCGAAGGCTACTACTACGTTGCAGAATTCGGGCAGAATGACCGGATCACGAAACTCGATCAGGACGGGAAGTTCGTCGCATGCTGGGGCGAGCAAGGCCAGGAACCGGGCCAGTTGAACCGCGCCAGGGCGCTCGCGTTCTCGCCGGACGGGTTGCTGTTCGTGGCCGACGCCTGCAACCACCGCATCCAGGTCTTCACCCGCGACGGGCAGTTCGTTCGCGCGTTCGGCGAACCGGGTAGCGGCCCGGGCCAGTTGCAATACCCCTACGATCTGGCCTTCGGACCCGCGGGCGACCTGTACGTCGTCGAGCGCGGCAACGGCCGCGTTCAGAAGTTTACCCCGGACGGGAAATCGCTCGGCACCTGGGGTTCCCCGGGCCACGGACCGGGACAACTCGCCGACCCGTGGGCGATCGTCGTCGACCGCCGCGGGCGGCTTCACGTCATCGACACCGAAAACCACCGGGTGCAGCGAGTGCGGTTTTAA